From the genome of Prunus persica cultivar Lovell chromosome G8, Prunus_persica_NCBIv2, whole genome shotgun sequence:
TCTTCAAGAAGGCCAGTGAGCTTTGCACTTTGTGTGGTGCTGAGGTGGCCATCATCGTCTTCTCCCCGGGGCGAAAGGTCTTTTCCTTCGGTCACCCCTGCGTGGAGACTCTCATTGATCGGTACCTTTCTCGAAACCCGcctcatcaccatcaccaccaaaaCTCCGGCACAATGCAGCTCATTGAGGCTCACCGCAATGCCAATGTGCGTGAGCTCAACGGCGAGTTGACTCAGATCTCGAATCAACTCGAGGTTGAGAAGAAGCGTGGGGATGAGCTGAACCAGGTGAAGAAGGTGACTCAGGCTCAATGCTGGTGGGAGGGGCCATTGGAAGGGATGGAGATGTCACAGCTGGAGCAGCTCAAGACCTCTCTTGAGGAGCTGAAGAAGAATGTGGCCAGACAGGCTGATAGGGTTTTGAttcaaaacacaaaccctAGCCAATTCTTTGTGGGGAGTAGTTCCAGTCATCCCAATGTTGGGTTCAATGGAAATCATGTTATGCCTCCTCATCTTCCCCCCCATGCATGGAATCCTGGATATGGACGCTTCTTCTGAAGATTGAtctctccaagatgatgatgatgctgaTA
Proteins encoded in this window:
- the LOC18768967 gene encoding agamous-like MADS-box protein AGL62, producing MARKSKGRQKVEMVKMANESNLQVTFSKRRSGLFKKASELCTLCGAEVAIIVFSPGRKVFSFGHPCVETLIDRYLSRNPPHHHHHQNSGTMQLIEAHRNANVRELNGELTQISNQLEVEKKRGDELNQVKKVTQAQCWWEGPLEGMEMSQLEQLKTSLEELKKNVARQADRVLIQNTNPSQFFVGSSSSHPNVGFNGNHVMPPHLPPHAWNPGYGRFF